The following coding sequences are from one Nonlabens arenilitoris window:
- a CDS encoding alpha/beta fold hydrolase — protein MKSTFISSDDENIIVLLHGNSSSSKVFKDLKLNNSVLIPTLSGHEINENPDDNTDFSLSFYKQKLLSLINSYGKPILLAGNSLGGHIAMEIAHQIKELKGLIIFSAPPVKKPINFEEAFLPVEALQTFLKENSTDEEIVSAASVTVYEQKFTEQIVNDFKNSNPKVRSATAEDLFNGNWSDQHKSFINLKCPKVIVSGSNDPSVNKEYLKKVVQESSHNTSYIELENCGHYPTLELPEEMSTIINQLARDVFKPHLQ, from the coding sequence ATGAAAAGTACATTTATCAGCTCAGATGACGAAAATATCATCGTTTTACTTCACGGAAACTCATCTTCATCTAAAGTTTTTAAAGATTTAAAATTAAATAACTCAGTTCTAATCCCTACGCTTTCTGGACACGAAATTAACGAGAATCCAGATGATAACACTGATTTCAGCCTATCGTTTTATAAACAAAAGCTATTATCACTTATAAATAGTTATGGGAAACCTATATTACTGGCCGGTAATAGTTTAGGCGGTCATATTGCTATGGAAATAGCACATCAAATAAAGGAACTTAAAGGGTTGATTATTTTTAGTGCACCACCAGTTAAAAAGCCTATTAATTTTGAAGAAGCTTTTTTACCTGTAGAAGCATTACAAACCTTTTTAAAAGAGAATTCTACTGATGAAGAAATAGTAAGTGCCGCATCTGTAACGGTATATGAGCAAAAATTCACAGAACAAATAGTCAACGATTTTAAAAATTCTAATCCCAAAGTGAGATCTGCGACGGCTGAAGATTTATTTAATGGTAACTGGTCAGATCAACATAAATCTTTTATAAATTTAAAATGTCCTAAGGTAATTGTAAGTGGCTCGAATGATCCATCAGTAAACAAAGAATATTTGAAAAAGGTAGTTCAAGAATCATCACACAACACTAGTTATATTGAGCTAGAAAACTGTGGCCATTACCCAACTTTAGAGCTACCTGAAGAGATGTCCACTATAATCAATCAACTTGCCAGAGACGTTTTTAAACCTCATTTACAATAG
- a CDS encoding response regulator transcription factor, with amino-acid sequence MNLFTENEYRVQSQHLAFRLKHLFQNDRNSFNAIVDFLPQPVYVNDRVTLEYEVFADVFFSYGQEMELLYEIGIEYLPSISNPHLYKNAINKAKILNFRNDFDEVSDYLQCVSMNGKMVTYFTNKILLNETLSLNTTFFPHQQSGLEKVLKQIIPWGEKSLLQWQRFQTLTKREKEIIKLIAKGKSNQEISEILIISKHSVHTHRKNIYRKLDVSKITEIVKISLALELL; translated from the coding sequence ATGAATCTATTTACCGAGAATGAGTACCGCGTCCAATCACAACATCTTGCCTTTAGGTTAAAACACTTATTTCAAAATGATAGAAATAGTTTTAACGCGATAGTAGATTTTCTACCTCAACCGGTTTATGTTAATGATAGAGTTACCTTAGAATATGAAGTTTTTGCCGATGTGTTTTTTAGTTACGGTCAAGAAATGGAATTGCTTTATGAAATTGGAATAGAGTATTTACCGTCCATATCAAATCCTCATTTATACAAAAACGCTATCAACAAGGCTAAAATTCTAAATTTTAGAAATGACTTTGATGAAGTTAGCGACTATTTACAATGTGTGTCAATGAATGGTAAAATGGTGACTTATTTCACAAATAAGATATTATTGAATGAAACTTTAAGTCTCAACACTACTTTTTTTCCACATCAACAAAGTGGATTAGAAAAAGTGCTGAAACAAATAATTCCATGGGGAGAAAAATCTCTTCTACAATGGCAACGATTTCAAACCTTAACTAAAAGGGAAAAAGAAATCATAAAGCTTATCGCAAAAGGAAAATCTAATCAAGAAATAAGCGAAATTCTTATTATTTCTAAGCATAGTGTCCATACCCATAGAAAGAATATTTATAGAAAACTTGATGTATCAAAAATTACTGAAATTGTCAAAATTTCTTTAGCTCTTGAACTATTATAA
- a CDS encoding T9SS type A sorting domain-containing protein gives MKIKLLIIIGFVLNISLMTAQPNDFMVGLYQLTNGTTGVGSAFTASNFNETDVYISVGNTPNERVFTIQLLPEFNGATVSVVLDLSNNEIAVPLLDTNLQCTTAPNIIYDEASAGNNSLWSITSGDNNFTINYTENTMAACGIPTAQATFNLIKVNVPAGQTVIPDDNFEQELITLGYDTILDNFLDSANVSAVNTLDISNKGISDLTGLEAFVALDTLRANDNSIATFNSQLVNNARFVNLGNNSITTVDMSSTNSITYASFIFNFSLQNIDISGATNLEFLDAIGGTYSSINTNNNPNLRTLRLAFANQLTSIDVSQNSLLERLELLSCPLLTGIDITLNPQLEYLRFGSSNFDRTTTDYPITSIDFTNNSNLIELINVGSRITNPDFSLLGSVESLFWDNSELTAVNINSNINLIEVGFTNNLLGTIDFSQNVLLEGIYLNNNNLSNVDLSMNSALKFLVTRDNSLGQLDLSSNALLTFIDVNNNQLTQLNLNNGANGLLAPNDPTDPTNENLWNFNALNNTGLTCIEVSDITYMNSNFVTNIDATASFNMNCATASIVDIEVDVELFPNPSQDLVNISTINSSIEAIGIYDITGKNIKRIQLENQSDKYILNIENLSKGQYLLIIDTNNGRSAKNFFKN, from the coding sequence ATGAAAATTAAATTACTTATTATAATCGGGTTTGTGCTCAATATTTCTTTGATGACAGCTCAACCTAATGATTTTATGGTTGGCTTATATCAACTTACCAACGGGACTACTGGAGTAGGTTCTGCTTTCACCGCTTCTAACTTTAATGAAACAGATGTTTATATTTCAGTCGGAAACACACCTAATGAAAGAGTATTTACAATTCAATTACTACCTGAGTTTAATGGTGCAACGGTTTCGGTAGTTTTAGATTTATCAAATAATGAAATAGCTGTTCCTTTATTAGACACAAATCTACAATGTACTACTGCTCCTAATATCATCTATGATGAAGCTAGTGCCGGCAACAATTCTTTATGGAGTATCACTAGTGGTGATAATAATTTTACTATAAATTATACAGAAAACACCATGGCAGCTTGTGGGATTCCGACCGCTCAAGCCACATTTAACTTAATCAAAGTAAATGTCCCTGCAGGACAAACGGTAATACCTGATGATAATTTTGAACAAGAACTAATCACTTTAGGTTATGATACGATATTAGATAATTTTCTAGATAGTGCAAATGTAAGTGCCGTTAATACTTTAGACATATCTAATAAAGGGATTAGTGACTTAACTGGTTTAGAGGCTTTTGTTGCTCTAGACACGTTAAGAGCAAATGATAATTCCATAGCTACATTTAACTCTCAACTAGTAAATAATGCTCGCTTTGTGAATCTAGGTAATAATTCTATTACTACAGTGGACATGAGTTCTACAAATTCAATAACTTATGCCAGCTTTATTTTTAATTTTAGCTTACAGAATATTGACATTTCCGGAGCTACCAACCTTGAATTTCTAGATGCCATAGGAGGAACCTACTCCAGTATAAATACCAATAATAACCCTAACTTAAGAACCTTAAGACTTGCATTTGCAAATCAATTGACATCTATTGATGTCAGTCAAAACTCTTTATTAGAACGTCTAGAATTACTATCCTGTCCACTACTAACAGGTATTGATATTACCTTAAATCCACAATTAGAATATTTAAGATTTGGTTCAAGTAATTTTGATCGCACTACTACTGACTACCCAATAACATCGATTGATTTTACCAACAACTCAAACCTTATAGAACTAATCAACGTTGGTAGTAGAATAACAAATCCAGATTTCAGTCTTCTGGGTAGTGTAGAATCTCTTTTTTGGGATAATAGTGAACTTACCGCAGTAAATATTAATAGTAATATTAACTTAATTGAAGTTGGTTTCACAAACAATCTATTAGGTACAATAGACTTTAGTCAGAATGTTTTACTCGAAGGCATTTATTTAAATAACAACAATTTAAGCAATGTAGACCTGTCTATGAATAGCGCTCTAAAATTTCTAGTAACGAGAGATAATAGCCTAGGTCAATTAGATTTATCTTCAAATGCTTTACTCACATTTATCGACGTAAATAACAATCAATTAACCCAACTAAATTTAAATAACGGCGCTAACGGTCTGCTAGCTCCAAATGACCCAACAGACCCTACCAATGAAAATTTATGGAATTTTAATGCTCTTAACAATACTGGCCTCACTTGTATTGAAGTATCTGACATAACCTATATGAATAGTAATTTTGTAACTAATATCGATGCCACAGCTTCATTTAATATGAATTGCGCAACAGCCAGTATAGTTGACATAGAGGTCGATGTGGAACTATTCCCTAATCCTTCACAAGATTTAGTAAATATCAGTACTATTAACTCATCTATAGAAGCGATAGGCATATATGATATCACTGGTAAAAACATCAAGCGTATACAGTTGGAAAACCAAAGTGACAAGTATATACTTAATATTGAAAACCTAAGTAAAGGACAATATTTACTGATCATTGATACTAACAATGGTAGAAGTGCTAAAAACTTCTTTAAGAACTAA
- a CDS encoding DUF3352 domain-containing protein, giving the protein MTLKKIIYIIIIAMIAFLGYQAVTFFALEEDKINSVYLIPSDAIFIMEFDEPLENMETLSKSALWDHLQTNEQIHEMSAKVNALDSLFQQKTDLLKMIGERDILLSAHMIKKDDYAFLYVVDMDKLSRLGVIKNNINQLLNKDFKVTKRLYKNTEITEVTDLETYEILNIAFIKNQMVASYTHSLVEKSIDEYEKPQIGRDLQFLEIQKELKKKGLFRLYLNHKELSDYYKVFSNEPSTIVQSLEDNFNYSGFYIDEDDDRLLTAAGYSSGNEVMDALIKALDDSGTGSVDAVSILPQETALYMSFGFDDFSKLHHSFYDLLDSTQPVMVKEYVLGKEKIENLIDINLEKDFYSWIDDEIAFAKADFPHLSEKDGLAIAFKTKDVDESKTKLKFIENQIKKTTPVKFQTVDYKGYDIHYLNIKGFFKLILGSLFENIEKPYYTFIDDYVIFSNSPVTLKLYVDAFEANTTLMTDEYFRDFIDEFSNTSNVFLYVDTNKLAHASQSYLNTDSKNQLKNNETFFSQFTQLGLEFKADDDHFITKAVVHYDADYDIEAQRLEQQTEGVPFSVLKINKEEINKETIFNVPEIFPSDFTANSYETKFNNGKLEMKVYLKDGMPHGRYKLYYYNGELKISGRFNKGEKTGTWRAYTRDGKLFHKERF; this is encoded by the coding sequence TTGACATTAAAAAAAATCATTTATATCATCATTATTGCGATGATAGCCTTTCTAGGTTATCAAGCCGTAACCTTTTTTGCGCTAGAAGAAGATAAAATCAACTCGGTGTATTTGATACCGAGTGATGCGATATTTATCATGGAATTTGATGAGCCGCTGGAGAATATGGAAACTCTTTCTAAAAGTGCTCTATGGGATCATTTACAAACCAATGAGCAAATCCATGAAATGTCAGCCAAAGTCAATGCGTTAGACTCTCTTTTTCAACAAAAAACAGACCTTTTAAAAATGATAGGTGAACGTGACATTCTTCTATCCGCTCATATGATTAAAAAAGATGATTATGCATTTCTCTATGTAGTGGATATGGATAAGTTATCGAGATTAGGTGTTATTAAAAATAATATTAATCAATTACTCAATAAGGATTTTAAAGTAACTAAACGGCTATATAAAAACACAGAAATTACTGAAGTCACTGACTTAGAGACCTATGAAATATTAAATATTGCATTTATTAAGAATCAAATGGTCGCTTCCTACACGCACTCGCTGGTTGAGAAATCTATTGATGAGTATGAGAAGCCGCAAATAGGAAGGGATTTACAATTCTTAGAAATCCAAAAAGAGCTCAAAAAGAAAGGTCTATTCCGTTTATATCTCAACCACAAGGAACTCTCTGATTATTATAAAGTATTTTCTAATGAGCCCAGTACAATTGTTCAATCATTAGAGGATAACTTTAACTACTCTGGATTTTATATTGATGAGGATGATGATCGTTTATTAACTGCGGCAGGTTATTCTAGTGGAAATGAAGTCATGGATGCTCTTATAAAGGCGCTCGATGACTCAGGCACTGGATCTGTAGACGCCGTATCTATATTACCTCAAGAGACAGCACTTTATATGAGTTTTGGGTTTGATGATTTTTCAAAATTGCATCACTCGTTTTATGATCTATTGGATTCTACACAGCCGGTTATGGTCAAAGAATATGTTTTAGGTAAAGAAAAAATAGAAAATCTGATAGACATTAATTTAGAAAAGGATTTTTACAGCTGGATTGATGATGAGATCGCTTTCGCGAAAGCGGATTTTCCACATCTTAGCGAGAAAGATGGTCTAGCTATAGCATTTAAAACTAAAGATGTAGATGAGAGTAAGACAAAATTAAAGTTTATTGAAAACCAAATTAAAAAAACCACACCTGTTAAATTTCAGACGGTAGATTATAAAGGATATGACATACATTATTTAAATATTAAAGGGTTCTTTAAATTGATCTTAGGATCTCTTTTTGAGAATATTGAAAAACCTTATTACACTTTTATTGATGATTATGTCATATTCAGTAATTCGCCAGTAACCTTAAAATTATATGTAGACGCTTTTGAGGCAAATACAACACTAATGACAGATGAGTATTTTAGAGATTTCATAGATGAATTTAGTAATACTAGCAATGTTTTCCTTTATGTAGATACTAATAAACTTGCTCATGCATCCCAATCTTATTTGAATACTGATTCTAAAAATCAACTTAAAAATAATGAGACTTTCTTTTCCCAATTTACCCAATTAGGTCTAGAATTTAAAGCAGACGATGATCACTTTATAACTAAAGCGGTTGTCCATTATGATGCAGATTATGACATAGAAGCTCAGCGTTTAGAACAACAAACAGAAGGAGTGCCGTTTTCAGTATTAAAAATTAATAAGGAAGAAATTAATAAGGAAACAATTTTTAACGTTCCTGAGATTTTCCCTAGTGATTTTACAGCAAATAGCTATGAAACTAAATTCAATAATGGAAAATTAGAAATGAAAGTATACTTGAAAGATGGTATGCCTCACGGACGCTATAAACTTTATTACTATAATGGAGAATTAAAAATCTCTGGTCGTTTTAATAAAGGTGAAAAAACAGGAACCTGGAGAGCTTACACGCGAGACGGGAAATTGTTTCATAAGGAGCGGTTTTAA